One window from the genome of Oryza glaberrima chromosome 3, OglaRS2, whole genome shotgun sequence encodes:
- the LOC127766024 gene encoding protein POLLEN DEFECTIVE IN GUIDANCE 1, with protein sequence MPLRSATRQLSFELLGEGGLAAADDADDDLSPRSLPDTTSDGQRRRRRRSKRKRGLRSPPIEEEKEGTPRRGGVVGVSDLVSVSVVERESSDAERSAASCVTYVGVGVELRQRSVSGSGRVVSREDATSSCGSSARESAAAAAAVPEAAPAAWRPEANGGGKKLEKEDSLDWERYMKENGNVLGEVERLDNSPFRYFLGELYGGNSLRGTISAGNDKKRQRVYNTMFHVPWRCERLIVAGFFVCLDSFLSLLTIMPARIAITVWRVLKTRQFLRPNAADLSDYGCFVVLALGVASLQMIDISLIYHVIRGQGTIKLYVVYNVLEIFDKLCQSFGEDVLQVLFNSAEGLSTCSTDNATFELMRFILDEAIAVLAFVVHSFVLLAQAITLSTCIIAHNNALLALLVSNNFAEIKSNVFKRVSKENLHNLVYYDIIERFHITSFLLFVLAQNILEAEGPWFDSFLINASLVFMCEVLIDAIKHSFLAKFNEIKPVAYSEFLEDLCKQILNDKTDDRQKDLTFIPLAPACVVIRVLTPVYATLLPAGPFIWRVFWILLWSVLTYFMLAVFKILVGLVLRCLATWYVNLRLKNKQHVD encoded by the exons ATGCCACTCCGATCTGCCACCCGCCAGCTCTCCTTCGAGCTCCTGGGGGAGGgcggcctcgccgcggccgacgacgccgacgacgacctctCCCCGCGCtccctccccgacaccacctccgatgggcagcggcgccggaggcggcgcTCCAAGCGCAAGCGCGGGCTCCGGAGCCCCCcgatcgaggaggagaaggaggggacgccgcgccgcggcggcgtcgtcggggtGTCGGATCTGGTGTCCGTGTCCGTGGTGGAGCGCGAGAGCTCCGACGCGGAGAGGTCCGCGGCGAGCTGCGTGACGTACGTGGGCGTCGGGGTGGAGCTGCGGCAGAGGAGCGTCTCCGGGAGCGGGAGGGTGGTGTCCCGGGAGGACGCGACCAGCAGCTGCGGCAGCAGCGCGCGGgagagcgccgcggcggctgccgcggtgccggaggcggcgcccgcggcgtgGCGGCCTGAGGCGAACGGTGGCGGGAAGAAGCTGGAGAAGGAGGATTCGCTAGACtgggagaggtacatgaaggagaATGGCAACGTTCTTGGAG AAGTTGAGCGCCTTGACAACTCACCATTCAGATACTTCCTTGGAgaattatatggtggaaattcACTTAGAGGCACAATTTCAGCGGGCAATGATAAGAAACGACAGCGGGTCTACAACACTATGTTTCATGTGCCGTGGAGATGTGAACGG CTGATTGTCGCAGGATTCTTTGTCTGCTTGGATTCATTTCTATCTCTACTCACCATTATGCCTGCAAGAATTGCCATTACAGTCTGGCGGGTGCTTAAAACCAG GCAGTTTCTGAGGCCTAATGCTGCTGATTTATCAGATTATGGATGCTTTGTAGTTCTAGCTTTAGGAGTTGCTTCTTTGCAAATGatag ATATTAGTTTGATTTACCATGTCATTCGTGGCCAGGGCACAATCAAATTATATGTTGTATACAACGTGCTAGAG ATCTTTGACAAACTCTGTCAATCATTTGGTGAGGATGTCTTACAAGTTTTGTTCAACTCTGCTGAGGGACTGTCAACATGCTCGACAGATAATGCAACATTTGAGCTGATGCGGTTCATTTTGGATGAGGCTATTGCAGTTCTTGCCTTTG TTGTCCATTCATTTGTCCTGTTAGCTCAGGCGATCACCCTGTCAACATGTATTATTGCCCACAACAATGCACTATTGGCTCTTTTGGTGTCCAATAATTTTGCTGAGATAAAAAGCAATGTATTTAAGCGTGTTAGCAAAGAGAACCTTCACAATTTGGTATACTATG ACATCATTGAGAGGTTTCACATCACATCCTTTCTATTGTTTGTACTAGCTCAGAATATCTTAGAAGCAGAGGGACCATGGTTTGACAGTTTTCTTATT AATGCCTCCTTGGTATTTATGTGTGAAGTACTTATTGATGCTATCAAGCACTCTTTCCTTGCAAAGTTCAATGAGATAAAGCCAGTTGCTTATTCAGAGTTTTTGGAAGACCTATGCAAGCAG ATTTTGAATGACAAAACTGATGACCGTCAGAAGGACCTAACATTCATCCCCCTTGCCCCTGCGTGTGTG GTGATTCGTGTATTGACTCCAGTATATGCCACCCTCCTTCCTGCTGGCCCATTTATCTGGAGAGTATTTTGGATCCTGCTTTGGTCAGTCCTGACCTACTTCATGCTCGCCGTATTCAAGATACTAGTGGGATTGGTATTGCGCTGCCTTGCAACTTGGTATGTAAATCTTCGTCTCAAAAACAAACAACATGTGGACTGA